The region tGTATCTCTGAAAGTATGATTATTcatgttaaaaagtaaaatcataCACGCATACAAAATAATCTCCTGTGGAGAGAGACATTAACACTGAATAATTATACTAAATTATTGTGTGATCAAGGTTGGTAGTAGACGGatcaaaacatcaaatttattCTAAAGTAACTACATTTCACTGTCCTATCgtttcttggaaccatgaacaatatattctccaacaTGCATAACTGTTACTATGgtgataaaatgataatattatgTTATCCTACCTGCACCTGTCTGGTACCAATTATATGCAATATACAAACTGATTAGAATAGCGCCAACTGGATCAGCATACCGCCAGTAATAGGTGGCTGAAAATGATCAACAAATACGTTAGTATGTGTCTCAGGGAccaatttccatgaaaataaaaataaaaaatttctCCCTGAACTTCAATATATGATAACATGTTCTTTTCAAATAAGTAAATTTTAGCAAAGTATAAAATGTACCATAATAGCAAGAGTTTAAGGTACATACTACATTAAGAGATGCTAATTTGAAAATCTAACACCTTTCCTGAAATCAGATCCTATACAATCCTGTATGTCTATGGTCTATGGTGAAATGGAATGACAATGTTTTGACAAAGTTTCAgattatttgaaaattttgatgaCTCAAATGTGATAATTCATtgtcttaaaaagacaatgaaTTTGATGATGTAATACTTACCAATTAAGCCACAACCAAGGGCTACCAAATTAGACAAGACATCATTTCTGTGATCAAGAGCCAAAGCATCGGTAGAAGGACTATGTATTCGATGACAAAATAGGAACAGGAAAAACTTGGTCACAATTGttgctacaaaaaaaaaaaaaaaaaaaggtataCAATACAGGTTACaacaattataaatattgtatacatcattCAGCAAAGGAAAATTCTAGCGACCAAAGGGGCCTTAATCGCCGCTATGAATCGCTAGCTAGATGAGTAGTAACAAAcctttaggtcacaagtattttccagctgaatgaagtaaaatattggagaatgataTAATTGCATCTCCTCaaccataatttatgaaaaattgggaaaaataatggtgatttggaacgttttgactcaagCACCACAAagccagtgatgtagacatgggtTTTGTGACGTGCAATGACCAGACTATAatacaatccatattttctgttcaaagacaattacTTGGCTTGACTATGttataatacatattatacaaaGTATAAATGTGATTTAATAATAAATTTGAGTAGGactaattattatttttcatcatatttttcatcatatatatatgtcatgtatagaataacatgtacagctacatacACAGGTTTTCCTACATataattcaatatatttcacaatatacacaatcaGGAATAGTATATTTTATGAAACGAAATTTCCTAAAATGCTCACATTGAGAATTTGCCACAAAAACTAACATCTTGAATATCCTGTATACCGGtagtgcattgtgggaaatatgATGAACATAATCAACCTGAAAAATTTTGTCACATTCTTTGCAACCATAAACAATTTAGTCATGGTTACCATGACCATTGCAAGAGAATTATTCTGTTGATTACCCCAGTTAAGATATAatgataactacagataatcccataatcgCTTGCATTTGAATGTGTACAGATTGGGTTGCAAGTTTAGGATGGTGGGATTCCAAGTTTCCAGCTTTCATTGCGATAGTCAAAACTTAGGTCATACAAACACTCACCACACATGACAATAATGCTtcctatttccatggtaactgtaGCTTTTTGGATTATTCTGTCAACAGATTCCACTATGATTTGCATGGCACACACAGCCATGATAGAAGACAATACTAAGATAGCCAGTGGTTCAAGACGTCGTTTTCCTGTCAAAGGTACAAAGCGTCTATGAAATTTACAGGTCTTGCCAACAAATAACTTGCTGATCGTTGTTATAAACTATTGTCAAAAATAACTTCCTGCGTTGTCGCCATCTTTCAAATGGAAAAGTTATTTTAGATCAAAATTTGGATGTGAaaaagttgtctggcagagatttttaaaaagttggtCTTAACAAAAGAATGATGCCTTGGCTCCACAGATACAATGTTTGTAATGAATGaccatgggattcaaacatgGGGGTTAAAAGATGAAAATTTCACATCTAGAAttaaaagtacacatttcatacaaatatatcatattaaaGTAGAGAAAACAGATTCCAATGTTATGGCGTTCTTAATACGTTACCCATGATGTATCAACATATTCTTCTACTTGGCCCCCTAAGTctacaaaaaaataatcatatcaGCCAGCAAGCATTTACTAGACTAGACCCACTAgattgtaatatacatcatgTCACTTAGCAATCACCAGcctgtgaaaggggttgaccaatgtgtgagggcaccccgtcaTGGCATATGTTATAGACtaaggggttgaccaatgtgtgagggcaccccgtcaTGGCATATGTTATAGACtaaggggttgactgatgtacAAGGGCGCCTCATCATGGGGTACttatagtcttggttacccagactctcaccaccgGGGGCTCTACTACAAAACCACTCAGACTAGATTCTGGGGAAATGTAATCCAAAGTCACCAGCACTGGATCTCTTACCCTGAGTAGTGCATGCTGGGTAGTGCTTCATGACtaacattgcaggctgaacgATCCTAGGTACCTTTGCAACAGATTATGTCTCAAGCAACTGACACATCTTAATTACAACTAAATGGCCTCATAAGTCCATTTTTCATGACTtagaagaaatgtactgtgtgacttctgGTACAGGCAAATTTAGATTACATTTCCCCAGACTTCCATCTGGTTGGTCGCATAGTAGAGCACCAtcagtctgggtaaccaagactactaCCTTATAGACTAaagggttgactgatgtgtgagggcgctccatCATGGTGTAACCTTACAGATTACTTACCCACTGGATATTTATAGACATCAGATTTCTTAATTGCTCTAGCAGAAACCCAAATGATGATACCAGACACAAGATCAATGGCACTGTCAATTAAACTGGATATGATGGATATAGAGCCAGACAAGTACACAGCCACGGATTTAGCTGCTAATAACAACTGAAAGTTAACagaattatgcaaatacagCTGTCAATCAAACCAAATTAAGGAGGGTTCTATGAAATACACACTCACTGGTTTGGTAACAGAAGTATGCAAATacagctgtcaatcaaactGGATTTTAAAGGAGCCCATGAAATACACAATCACTGGTTTGGTAACCAAACCAATGAAACTAACAGAATTATGCAACTACAGATGTCAATCACACCAA is a window of Glandiceps talaboti chromosome 5, keGlaTala1.1, whole genome shotgun sequence DNA encoding:
- the LOC144435979 gene encoding uncharacterized protein LOC144435979, translating into MHPENKKTKKSVKSYYENQDTVIQSFVDTSDLVENSDSSVDDELEKRITRAVRLSMICNVLLLAAKSVAVYLSGSISIISSLIDSAIDLVSGIIIWVSARAIKKSDVYKYPVGKRRLEPLAILVLSSIMAVCAMQIIVESVDRIIQKATVTMEIGSIIVMCATIVTKFFLFLFCHRIHSPSTDALALDHRNDVLSNLVALGCGLIATYYWRYADPVGAILISLYIAYNWYQTGAVQIKQLAGKTAPPEFLQQITWICLHHDDRIAKIDTVRGFHIGYHYIVEVHIVLAEEMTLKEAHNIGESLQCKIERLHSVERAFVHLDYEFDHNPSIEHKAL